The genomic DNA GTAATCCTTTTGCATATAATTATATTTCTTCTTTATATAATTTAGCAAATAATGATAGTAAAATAATAGGTAATTATAATAGAGTAAATATAAAAAATGTTAAAAATAATTTGACTGATAAACCTATTATCTTTGTAGGTGCTGGACCTTCACTAGCAGAAGAGATTGAATGGTTACAAAACAATAAGGATAAGTTTATAGTTGTGGCTATGGCTGCAACATTAAATAAGTTAATCGAATATGATATTATTCCAGATATTATTTCTACTGCAGATAGTGGGGAAACAATAGTTTTAAAACAATTTAATTTAGAAAATAATTTAGAACTTATAAAAGATAAAATAATCTTAGCTTCTTCAATGACCTCTCATAATATTCTTAAAAATTTTAAGAAAGAAAATGTATTCACTTTTGATGTAATGACAAGTTTTTTTACAAATACTTTATTTTATAGTGCATATAGTGTAAGTGAAATGACTATTAGCTGGTTGTTATCATTAAATTGTAAAAATTTATACTTTTTAGGAGTTGACTTAGCTTTAAATCAAGATACAGGAGAAAGTCATATTCAAGGATATCACTCTACAAAAAAACTTGAGTTAGAAAATAAAGAGTTTTTCGTAGAAAAAGGAGCGTTCCTTAATGATGATACTCTTCAAGTAGAAGGGAACTTTTTAGAAACAGTACATACAACAAGACTTTTCCTTTTATCTTTAAAAGCAATGAATAATATAATTAACTCTCTTTATACTGATGATATACAATTGTTCAATATATCAAAGCATGGTGCTAAAATAAGTAATACGACACCAATATTATCTAAAGATATAAAGCTAGAAAAAATTGATAAAAATATGGATGAGATAAAAGAAAAATTAAATACTAATGTGATTAAAGAGCTTTCTAAAGAAAATATCAAAAAACTAGAAGAAGAGAAACTATTTTTAAAAGAGATTTTAACTTCACTTAAAAATGAAAAAGAAAAAATACATACACATGATGACTTTACATCTTTTATAAATAACTTTTATAGTAGGTTTAATAAAAACTATTTAAAACTAGTCGCATCAAATCGTTTTTTATCAATATATCTAGATACAATATTATTATATGTAACATATTGCTTAAATGATAAAAAGTTGAAAAAAGAAAAAAATAAAATAGAAAAAACAATGCTTATATTAGAAAGTCAATTAAAAAAGATGATAGAAGATTATATAAGTTATAGTGAAAGAGTTAGAAAACAAATGCAGTAACTTAAAGTTACTGCATTTAAATGTTTAAGAAGAATTACTATTGTAATAATCTTAAAACGTTTTGCTGTGTTGCATTTGCTTGTGACATAGCATAAGAACCAGCTTGAGAAATAATATTTTGTTTATTAAAGTTAGCAGACTCTTTAGCGTAGTCAACATCTCTAATAATAGACTCGGCAGCTTTAACATTAGTAGCTTGAGTCATTAAGTTTCTAACCGCAGATTCAACTTGGTTTTGAGTAGAACCGATGTCTCCTCTATATCCATTTAGTTTAGAAATTGCGTCATTAATATCATCTTGGAAATCTTCAATATCTCCACCACTGAATCCAGCAGTAGCAAGATCACCACCTGTAGAACCAGCACTTAAAGCACCAGCTGCAGATACAGCATCTTGTAAGTCAGTTAATGATAAACCAGTAGTATTAGATGTAATAGCACCTAATTCAATAGTACCACCATTTGTATAACTTTCACCAACTTGGAAAGATAATGAAGTTGAACCAGCAGTACCAGTTGTAGAACCAATAAGTTGAGTACCATTATAGTTAGTAGACTGAGAAATATTGTCTAATTGCTCTAATAGTTTATCAACATCTTTTGCAATTGAAACTCTACCTGCAGCAGAAGTTGTATCTGTATTTGCTTGGATAAGTTTAGCTTTAATAGTATCTAAGATATTAGATTGCTCTGCCATTGATTTATCAGCAATTTGTAATAAAGTAACTGCAGAGTTACCATTATCAATACCTTGATTGATTGAAGTAGCTTGAGTTCTTAATTTATCAGCAATTGCTAAACCAGAAGCATCATCTGAAGCTTTATTAATTTTAAGACCAGAAGATAATTTTTCTAACGAATTTTTTAAGTTTTTGTTAGTGTTTACCGCTGATTCTTGTGCATTTAACGAAGATATATTTGTATTAATTCTCATAATAAATCCTTTCAATATTATGATACAAAGTAAACTTTTTGTTTACAACTTAAGACCTTCTTGTTTTACCAAGCATAGGGTTAAAACCCTTCGGAATCAATTGATCCCTAAATGCTATACTGAAATTATGACACACCAATTCTTAAAATTAGATTAAATATATAGAAATAGAAAAACTTTGTTTTTATACTTTTATTAATGTAAAAAGATTTGTTGATTACTTTTGTTTATGTTATTAGATTTGGAGAAAGGAGGATAATGTAGCAGTATTACTGCTACATTAATAGTTATTGTAATAATCTAAGAACGTTTTGTTGCACGTTATTTGCTTGAGACATAGCATAAGAACCAGCTTGAGAAATAATATTTTGTTTATTAAAGTTAGCAGACTCTTTAGCGTAGTCAACATCTCTAATAATAGACTCGGCAGCTTTAACATTAGTAGCTTGAGTCATTAAGTTTCTAACCGCAGATTCAATTTGGTTTTGAGTAGAACCGATGTCCCCTCTATATCCATTTAGTTTTGTGATTGCATCACCTATTGCATCTTGGAAACCTTCAATATCTCCACCACTAAATCCAGCAGTAGCAAGATCACCACCTGTAGAACCAGCACTTAACGCACCAGCTGCAGATACTGCATCTGATAATCCAGTAAGGGCAAGTCCTGTACTATTTGAAGTAATAGCACCTAATTCAATAGTACCACCATTTGTATAACTTTCTCCAACTTGGAAAGATAATGAAGTTGAGCTTCCTGTTCCTGTTGTAGAACCAATAAGTTGAGTGCCATTATAGTTAGTAGACTGAGAAATATTGTCTAATTGTTCTAATAGTTTATCAATATCTTTTGCAATTGAAATTCTACCTGCAGCAGAAGTTGTATCTGTGTTTGCTTGAATAAGTTTAGCTTTAATAGTATCTAAGATATTAGATTGCTCTGCCATCGATTTATCAGCAATTTGTAATAAAGTAACTGCAGAGTTACCATTATCAATACCTTGATTAATTGCAGTGGCTTGAGTTCTTAATTTATCTGCAATTGCTAAACCAGAAGCATCATCTGAAGCTTTATTAATTTTAAGACCAGAAGATAACTTCTCTAACGAACTCTTTAAGTTCTTGTTAGTGTTTACCGCTGATTCTTGAGCTGTAAGAGATGAGACGTTTGTGTTAATTCTCATTGTTAAACCTTTACAATTTGTATATTAATAAATAATATCTAAGCAAAAATTAAACTTTGTTTAAAATAACCCCACTTTCAATGTGTTCTGTGTATGAAAATTGGTCAAAAAGTGCGAAATTAATTATTTTATGTGTTTTTGTTAACTCTTCTAAGTCACGATGCAGTGTTTCAGGATTACATGAAATATAGATAATAGTATCAAACTCTTTACTTAAAGCTCTTGTCGTATCGTCTAATCCTGCTCTTGGAGGGTCTACAAATATTGTTTCAAAGTTATATGATTTTAAATCAATATCTTTAAGTCTATTAAACTCTCTTTTCTCTTCTAAAGCTTCAACAAACTCTTCAGCACTCATTCTGATAAAATCAATATTTGAGATACTGTTTAAAGAACAGTTTATAAGTGCAGATTTTATAGAGGTTTTTGAAATCTCTGTTGCTAAGACTTTATTAAACTTTTGACTTAAAGGAATTGTGAAGTTTCCTCCGCCACAGTATAATTCACAAAGGTCTTTATCATTTTTTTCAATTTGCCCTAAAACCCACTCAATCATTTTAATATTTACTTTTGTGTTTGGTTGCGTAAAGCCACCTTCTTTATATTGGAAATGAAACTTTTTTTCTTCTATTTCTAAAGTCTCTTCTATAAAGTCTTTACTTAAAATCTCTTTTTGTTTTCTACTTCTTCCAATAATTTTAATTCCAAACTCTTTTTCTAGTGCTTTAGCTTTTTCTATCCAGTTCTCTTCTAATTTTCTATGATAGATTAAAGTTACAAGCATATCATTTGTAGTAGAGTTTAAAAACTCACAGGCAAAAAGTTTGAATTTTAGTTCTTCATCATTTTGGATTTTTTCTAAAAGTTTAGGCATTAAACAGGCAATATCTTTTGACACAATTTGACAAGATTCTATTTCTAAAGCATTTTTATCAAAGTCATTCATTGCATATGAAATAGTTGGATTATTTTCATTATCAAAGTTTTTCCAGATTCTAAACTCTGCTCTTGTACGGAAGTTTTGTTCTTCACTTTTTATAATATCTATATTTGGAATATCAAATTGTGAAAACCTTTGTTTTTCTCTTTGAACTTTATACTCTAGTTGTTCTTCATAATTTTTATCATAAAGGGTACAGCTTCCACATTTTCCAAAATATTCACAATTCATTTGTTGTTCTACCTATTTTTAAATTTAATTTATACTATTTTATTTTTTTAATCTGATATTATATTCTATTTACTATAATACGCCCATGAAAGAAACTTTCCAACAACAATTACAAACACTTTTAAAGTGTGATTTAAAACAACTTTTTCCCCTTGCAAGATCTATGAATAGAAAACTAAAGTTTTTTGTAGGACCAACAAATTCAGGGAAAACATATAATGCAATGAAAGAGTTAAAAGAGGCTAACTCTGGTCTTTATTTAGCTCCTTTAAGATTACTTGCCCTAGAAGGCCATGAAGAGCTAAAAGAAGCAGGAATTGAAAACTCACTTATTACAGGTGAAGAACAACAAATAAATGAAGATGCAGCTCATGTTTGTTCAACTATTGAGATGCTTGATTTTAATCTTGATGTCGATGTAGCAATTATCGATGAAGTTCAGATGTTAGATGACATAGATAGAGGTTGGGCTTGGGTAAATGCAATCATTGGCTGTCCAGCAAAAACTGTTATTATGACTGGCTCTGTAAATGCTTTAGATGCTGTTAAAAAAATAGCTTCTTATTTAGGTGAAGAGCTTGAAATAGTAAAACACAAAAGAAAAACTCCACTACAAGTTATGGAAAGGCACACTTCTTTAGATAACCTAGAACCTGCAACTGCTCTTATTGCATTTTCTAGAATGGATGTTTTAAAACTAAAACAAAAATTACAAAAGAAATACAGGGTTTCTGTTATCTATGGAAATTTATCACCAGAAGTTAGACGGGATGAAGCAAGAAGATTTAGAGAAAGAAAAAGTGATATTTTAATTGCAACAGATGCAATTGCGATGGGTTTAAATCTTCCAATTAAAAATATACTTTTTACTACTGATACAAAATTTGATGGAGTAAGTAGAAGAAAAATATCTGTAAATGAGATAGTTCAAATAGCAGGTCGTGCAGGAAGATATAAACTTTTTGATGCAGGTTTTTTAGGTGCTACTAGAAGAGATGTTTTATCTTATATCAAAGAAGAGTTTGAGCAACCAGTTGCAACAATTAAACCTCCTTATAAAGTTAAAATTTCAACGGAACAATTACTAGAATTAAGTAATCATATAAAAACAAAATCATTAGTTAAAATTCTAAAGTTTTTTAAAACAAATATGAAATTCGATGGTCCTTTTATAGCTTCAAATATTTCATCTTTGATTGAGGCTTCAACTATTGTAGATAAAAGAGAAAAATTAGATTTAGAAGAAAAGTATTTATTAGCACAAGCTCCTATTACAACTAAGTCAAATATTATTTTACAGGCTTATGAAGCTTATATTGCAGCAGTTATTAAAAACAAAATTTGTAGGTACAAACCTTCTATTACATTACCTAAAAAAGCAATAACTCAAAAAGATTTACTACTTGTAGAAGATGAAGTAAAAAAAATATCTTTATACCTTTGGCTTTCTTATAAATTTCCAGATATTTTTGTTGACTATGAAAAAGCTTTAATTTTAAGAAACTCTTTTAATTCATTTATTGAAAAATCATTAAAAAGTAACCTAAAAGTAGAAAAAAGAGATGAGAAGAAAAAGTTCTTCAATCCACGAAGAAATAATCAAAAAAACCCACGTAGAAATTCACGAAGAGAAAGAAGAAGATAATTAATAAATTTTTTGGTAAAATAAATCCTTTAGGCAAAAGGCAAAACTTGAGGAAACTTATATGTTAGGTATGTTCAAAGGTGACAATACAGAAGCACTCCATAAGGAGCTTCTTAAGAACTATATTGATGAAAAGAAAATACAATCTTTAATAAATAGTGGCGTAGATATCAATAAAAAAGATGCAAAAGGTAGAACTTTATTATTTGAATTAGCTGCAAAAAGAAGAATTGAATCAATAAAAATATTAATTAAAAATGGTATAGATATTAATGCTGAAGATAATTATGGGAAAACAGTATTAAGTGAAGCTGCCGATAAGATGGATGGAATGATGATTAGGTTCCTTCTTGATAATGGCTCTTCTGTAAACCATATAAATTCATCAGGAAGAACTGTATTACAAGATGCTGCCTTAGAAGAGAATGACAAAGTATTTAAAATTTTAATGGCTCATGAGCCTGACCTTTCAATAACTGACCACTATGGAAGAACTGTTCTTTTTGATGCAGTTGAAGGTGGAAATTTAGAGATTATAAAAGAAGTTGTAAATAATGTAGATGATATAAATATTACAGATAACAACGGTCAAACAGTACTTTTTCATTCTGTATTAAAAGATGATGATAAAATCACAAAATACTTAATTTCAAATGAAATAGATGTAAATGTTTTAGATAAAAAAAGACAAAATGCTTTATTTAATGCAATAGTTTTAGGTTCACAAGCTATTTCTACAATTGAAGCCTTACTTGAAGCTGGAGTAAAACTTAATATTAAAGACCATGCTGATAAAACTCTTTTAGATGAAATTTTAAAAATACTTGCAATCTCAAAACTTGATGATATCAAAGTTGAAGGTAAATATAGATTTGTATCTGCAGATAGAAACTATTTAAAACTAACAGGATTTTTAATTGATAATGGACTTGCAATCAATAGAACAGATTCTCAGGGTAAAACTGTTTTATACAAAGAGGTTGAAAGAGAAAATTATGACACAATAGATTTCCTTTTAGCTTCAGGTGCTGATATTAATGCTCAGGATAATGAAGGAAGAACTGTACTTTTTGATGCAGTTTTAAAAGGTCCTTCAAATATGAATATGATTGATCACTTGATTGAAAATGGAGTAGATGTTGATCATAGAGATTATTCTGAGAGAACTATTATTGATGATTTATGTGAAGCAGTATTAATCACTCAAAGTAATAAAAAGCCTACTTTAAAAAGATTTTTAGAGTTAAAGGAAACAGAAGACTATTTTGTTTTATTAAAGAAAATGCTTTTATTTAAACCAAAAATAAATCAACCAAAAGCAAATGGAAGAACTCTTATTTTTGAATTAGTAAATGAAAATAACTTAGAACTTATTAAGATGATAGTTAATGCAGGAGCTGATCTAAATGTTGAGGATTATGATGGAGCTACACCTTTATCATATATGATTGACAATGGTTTAAAAATAACAAGACAAAGAGAAAAAGAGCTATTTTTAGAAAGACTTGTTTTTTTACTTAAATTTAGAGTAGAAATAAATACTGTTGATAAAGATGGAAGAACTATTTTCCATAAAGCAGTAATGGCTGATGATATTGAAGTAGTAGAAAAACTATTAAGTAAAAAAACAAATCTTGATATTAGAGATAAGCAAGGAAGAACAGCACTTCATCATACTCAATGGAAAGGTAATTATAAAATTGCAAGACTATTAATTTCTGCGGGAGCTGATATAAATGCAGCAGATTATGCAGGTTTTACAATTCTTAATTATGCTGCAATTTTAGGACATACAAGATTAGTTGTAGTATTAATTGCCTCTGGTATTTTAATGTATAACCATAGAAAAAAGAGTAAATCAGTAGCCAAATTCTTTAAAGAAAGAGAAGCAAATTTAGATAAATTAATCAATGCAAATTTAACTGATGAAAAGATGAAAAGAGCTTTACAAGAAGTTGTAGATAATCTAAAAAAAGAAATTAACGACGCATTAGAGGGATAATAATAAATGTCAAATAAATCAATTATAATTTTAGCAGCTGGAGCTGGAACTAGAATGAAATCAACAACACCAAAGGTTTTACATAAAATCTCTGGTAAACCTATGTTATATTATTCGATAAAAGAAGCTTTAACAATTAGTGATGATGTGACAGTTGTACTTTACCACCAAGCACAAAGAGTACAAGAAGAGATGGAAAAGTATTTTACAAATATTAATTTTGTAATTCAAGACCACGAAAATTATCCAGGTACTGGTGGGGCAGTTATGAATATAACTCCTAAGTACGAACAAACATTAGTTTTAAATGGAGATATGCCTTTAATTCAAGCAGTCGAGTTAGAAAAATTTGATATTCTCTACTCTTCGAGTAATCGTTCTGAAGCTGATGCAATTATTGTTATGTCAGTACTTGAACTAGAAGATGCAAATGGATATGGTAGAGTTGTAATTGAAAATAGTAATGTTAAAAAAATAGTTGAACAAAAAGATGCAAATGAAGCTGAACTTAAAATTACAACAGCAAATGCTGGAATTTACCAATTTGATACGAAATTTTTATTAGAAAACTTACCAAAACTTTCAAACGATAATGCTCAAAAAGAGTACTATATTACTGATTTAATAGAAATGGCAATCTCTCAAGGAAAAGTTTTAAAACCAATTGTAGTAAGTGAAGAGAACTTTAAAGGGGTTAACTCTAAAGTTGAACTAGCTGATGCCGAAGTAATTCACCAAAATAGAATCAAAAAAGCTTTTATGGCTGAGGGTGTGATTATGAGACTACCTGATACTATTTATATAGAAGAGGGTGTTCAAATTGAAGGTGAGTCTATCTTAGAAAATGGAGTTACTCTTTTAGGAAACTCTAAAATAGTTAATTCTCATATTAAAACAAATACAGTAATTGAAGACTCTATTTTAGTAGATTCTGATGCTGGACCTATGGCAAGAATTAGACCAGGATCTGAACTTGATTCAACTCACATTGGAAACTTTGTAGAGACAAAAAAAGCAAAATTAAATGGTGTAAAAGCAGGACACTTAGCATATCTTGGTGATTGTGAAATTGATGAGGGTACAAATATAGGTTGTGGAACAATTACTTGTAATTATGATGGAATCAATAAGTATAAAACAATTATTGGTAAAAATGTATTTGTAGGAAGTGATACACAATTTGTAGCTCCAATAATAGTAGAAGATGATGTTCTTATTGGTGCTGGAAGTACTGTAACAAGTGATTTAAAAAAAGGACAACTTTATACAACTAGAGCTAAAAAAAGAGTTGTAGAAGGTTATTTTTATAAACATTTTAATCAAGAAAAGACAGAAAAGTAGAGCCATGCTTTTAAAAAACAGAAACATTTTACTTTGTATTACGGGTTCTATTGCTGTATATAAAGCTTTAGAGTTAGTAAGGCTTTATATAAAAAGTGGTGCAAATGTAAAAGTTCTTATGACTGAAGCTTCTCAAAGATTTGTAACAAAACTATCTTTTGAAGCAATCTCTCAAAACAAAGTTTTAGATGAGTCTTCTGAGTCATGGGAGAAAAATCAAGATTATAATCATATTGATATTGGAAAGTGGGCTGATATTTTAGTGGTAGCTCCTTGTAGTGCAAATACAATAAATAAATTAGCAAATGGAATTGCAGATAATCTATTAACACAAACTGTTCTAGCATATAAGGGCAAAAAAGTAATAGCACCAGCAGCAAATACAAATATGATTGAAAATCAAATTACAATTAAAAGTTTAAAAAAGCTAAAAAAACTTGGCTTTGAGCTTATAAATTCACAAGTAAAAGAGTTAGCTTGTAAAGATGTGGGAAATGGAGCTTTAGCAGAGCCTGAGACTATTTTTTATAAAACAGCAAGAGAACTTTTAAAAGAAAAGTATTGGCTTGATAGAAGTGTTATTTTAAGTGGTGGTGGAACTGTTGAAAAGATTGATGATGTAAGATATATTTCAAACTATTCATCTGGAAAAATGGCTTCTTCTTTAGCACTTGCTTTATATTTAAAAGGCGCAGATGTAAATCTAGTTAGTACAAGAGGCCATGAACATCTAGAAAGCTCTCTTTCAGAGATTAAAACTTTTAACATTCAAAGCTCATATGCTATGTATGAAGATTTAGAAATCTTAATAAAAAAAGCAAAAAAAGATAATGAAAAAGCAAAAAAACCATATCTTTTTATGGTTGCAGCAGTAAGTGATTATGTGCCAAGTGAAGACTTTGAGGGTAAACTAAAAAAAGAGATGGTAGGACAAGCTTGGAATTTGAAGCTAAAACAAAATATTGATATCTTAAACTCTTTAGATAAAAAAGCTTTAATTTCAATTGGCTTTAAAGCAGAAATGGATGAAGTTGTAGCAAATGAAAATGCAACAAAAATGCTTGAAAAGAAAAACCTTGATGCTGTTTGCCTAAATATTTTAAAAGATAAAAACTCTTTTGGAACAAGTGATAATGCAATAGAGCTTATATTTGAGAATGAAAGCTTCTCTTATGAAGGTCAAAAAGATGAAATCTCATTTGATATAATAGAGAAGTTAGCCCAAAAGTTTGCCAATGAGTAAAGAAAAAAAACAAAATCCTATACATATTGCTATGATAATGGATGGTAATGGTAGATGGGCAGAAGAGAAAGGCTTAAAAAGAACAGCTGGACATGAAGAAGGTGCAAAAACAGTTAGAAGAATAACTAAGCATTGTTCAGAACTTGGAGTAAAATATTTAACTCTTTATGCTTTTTCCACTGAGAATTGGGCCAGACCAAAACTTGAAGTTGAATTTTTAATGAAGCTTTTAGAAAAGTATTTAAAAAGTGAACTTCAAGTTTATTTAGAAAATTCTATTAGATTTAAAGCAATTGGAGACTTATCAAAGTTTTCAAAATCTTTACAAAAGATTATTAGACAAACAGAAGAAAAAACGGCAAATGGGAAAAATCTTACTCAAGTTTTAGCTTTAAATTATGGTTCTCAAGATGAAATCTTAAGAGCAATAAAGAAGTTAAATGAAAAGCAATTAGAAGTTACAAAAGAGAATTTTGAATCTTGCCTTGATACAGCTAATATTCCAGATGTGGATATGTTAATTCGTACAAGTGGTGAAATTAGATTATCTAACTATCTTCTTTGGCAAAATGCCTATGCTGAACTATTTTTTACAAATACATATTGGCCAGAGTTTTCAACGTCAGAATTAGATGATATGGTAAGTGATTTTGTAAATAGAGA from Arcobacter sp. F155 includes the following:
- a CDS encoding 6-hydroxymethylpterin diphosphokinase MptE-like protein, which gives rise to MTETEIQLQTALTNTFLANLAFLSDYDKELYLRVDGLSQAINSGDYKERYFLEFIHEEGEFDIYDEKEEKYVYERRPTKLINKAKNLDFSSKGSFSNLKKSTCQGAIYNLDVSDEPVSLKDSMKMIINDTTEYVNVFNDKVDTYGTKKYKEFNKFVIIGTLLGRHILSIHKKIKPELYFICEQNLEIFRLSLFVFDYSQILRDGSGIIFSVMDDDNVFDNKVSSFLRYKAYTNYCVKFFTSDYNVSNLFDKVATALSSSNPFAYNYISSLYNLANNDSKIIGNYNRVNIKNVKNNLTDKPIIFVGAGPSLAEEIEWLQNNKDKFIVVAMAATLNKLIEYDIIPDIISTADSGETIVLKQFNLENNLELIKDKIILASSMTSHNILKNFKKENVFTFDVMTSFFTNTLFYSAYSVSEMTISWLLSLNCKNLYFLGVDLALNQDTGESHIQGYHSTKKLELENKEFFVEKGAFLNDDTLQVEGNFLETVHTTRLFLLSLKAMNNIINSLYTDDIQLFNISKHGAKISNTTPILSKDIKLEKIDKNMDEIKEKLNTNVIKELSKENIKKLEEEKLFLKEILTSLKNEKEKIHTHDDFTSFINNFYSRFNKNYLKLVASNRFLSIYLDTILLYVTYCLNDKKLKKEKNKIEKTMLILESQLKKMIEDYISYSERVRKQMQ
- a CDS encoding flagellin; protein product: MRINTNISSLNAQESAVNTNKNLKNSLEKLSSGLKINKASDDASGLAIADKLRTQATSINQGIDNGNSAVTLLQIADKSMAEQSNILDTIKAKLIQANTDTTSAAGRVSIAKDVDKLLEQLDNISQSTNYNGTQLIGSTTGTAGSTSLSFQVGESYTNGGTIELGAITSNTTGLSLTDLQDAVSAAGALSAGSTGGDLATAGFSGGDIEDFQDDINDAISKLNGYRGDIGSTQNQVESAVRNLMTQATNVKAAESIIRDVDYAKESANFNKQNIISQAGSYAMSQANATQQNVLRLLQ
- a CDS encoding flagellin: MRINTNVSSLTAQESAVNTNKNLKSSLEKLSSGLKINKASDDASGLAIADKLRTQATAINQGIDNGNSAVTLLQIADKSMAEQSNILDTIKAKLIQANTDTTSAAGRISIAKDIDKLLEQLDNISQSTNYNGTQLIGSTTGTGSSTSLSFQVGESYTNGGTIELGAITSNSTGLALTGLSDAVSAAGALSAGSTGGDLATAGFSGGDIEGFQDAIGDAITKLNGYRGDIGSTQNQIESAVRNLMTQATNVKAAESIIRDVDYAKESANFNKQNIISQAGSYAMSQANNVQQNVLRLLQ
- the trmA gene encoding tRNA (uridine(54)-C5)-methyltransferase TrmA, with amino-acid sequence MNCEYFGKCGSCTLYDKNYEEQLEYKVQREKQRFSQFDIPNIDIIKSEEQNFRTRAEFRIWKNFDNENNPTISYAMNDFDKNALEIESCQIVSKDIACLMPKLLEKIQNDEELKFKLFACEFLNSTTNDMLVTLIYHRKLEENWIEKAKALEKEFGIKIIGRSRKQKEILSKDFIEETLEIEEKKFHFQYKEGGFTQPNTKVNIKMIEWVLGQIEKNDKDLCELYCGGGNFTIPLSQKFNKVLATEISKTSIKSALINCSLNSISNIDFIRMSAEEFVEALEEKREFNRLKDIDLKSYNFETIFVDPPRAGLDDTTRALSKEFDTIIYISCNPETLHRDLEELTKTHKIINFALFDQFSYTEHIESGVILNKV
- a CDS encoding helicase-related protein, with translation MKETFQQQLQTLLKCDLKQLFPLARSMNRKLKFFVGPTNSGKTYNAMKELKEANSGLYLAPLRLLALEGHEELKEAGIENSLITGEEQQINEDAAHVCSTIEMLDFNLDVDVAIIDEVQMLDDIDRGWAWVNAIIGCPAKTVIMTGSVNALDAVKKIASYLGEELEIVKHKRKTPLQVMERHTSLDNLEPATALIAFSRMDVLKLKQKLQKKYRVSVIYGNLSPEVRRDEARRFRERKSDILIATDAIAMGLNLPIKNILFTTDTKFDGVSRRKISVNEIVQIAGRAGRYKLFDAGFLGATRRDVLSYIKEEFEQPVATIKPPYKVKISTEQLLELSNHIKTKSLVKILKFFKTNMKFDGPFIASNISSLIEASTIVDKREKLDLEEKYLLAQAPITTKSNIILQAYEAYIAAVIKNKICRYKPSITLPKKAITQKDLLLVEDEVKKISLYLWLSYKFPDIFVDYEKALILRNSFNSFIEKSLKSNLKVEKRDEKKKFFNPRRNNQKNPRRNSRRERRR
- a CDS encoding ankyrin repeat domain-containing protein — its product is MLGMFKGDNTEALHKELLKNYIDEKKIQSLINSGVDINKKDAKGRTLLFELAAKRRIESIKILIKNGIDINAEDNYGKTVLSEAADKMDGMMIRFLLDNGSSVNHINSSGRTVLQDAALEENDKVFKILMAHEPDLSITDHYGRTVLFDAVEGGNLEIIKEVVNNVDDINITDNNGQTVLFHSVLKDDDKITKYLISNEIDVNVLDKKRQNALFNAIVLGSQAISTIEALLEAGVKLNIKDHADKTLLDEILKILAISKLDDIKVEGKYRFVSADRNYLKLTGFLIDNGLAINRTDSQGKTVLYKEVERENYDTIDFLLASGADINAQDNEGRTVLFDAVLKGPSNMNMIDHLIENGVDVDHRDYSERTIIDDLCEAVLITQSNKKPTLKRFLELKETEDYFVLLKKMLLFKPKINQPKANGRTLIFELVNENNLELIKMIVNAGADLNVEDYDGATPLSYMIDNGLKITRQREKELFLERLVFLLKFRVEINTVDKDGRTIFHKAVMADDIEVVEKLLSKKTNLDIRDKQGRTALHHTQWKGNYKIARLLISAGADINAADYAGFTILNYAAILGHTRLVVVLIASGILMYNHRKKSKSVAKFFKEREANLDKLINANLTDEKMKRALQEVVDNLKKEINDALEG
- the glmU gene encoding bifunctional UDP-N-acetylglucosamine diphosphorylase/glucosamine-1-phosphate N-acetyltransferase GlmU gives rise to the protein MSNKSIIILAAGAGTRMKSTTPKVLHKISGKPMLYYSIKEALTISDDVTVVLYHQAQRVQEEMEKYFTNINFVIQDHENYPGTGGAVMNITPKYEQTLVLNGDMPLIQAVELEKFDILYSSSNRSEADAIIVMSVLELEDANGYGRVVIENSNVKKIVEQKDANEAELKITTANAGIYQFDTKFLLENLPKLSNDNAQKEYYITDLIEMAISQGKVLKPIVVSEENFKGVNSKVELADAEVIHQNRIKKAFMAEGVIMRLPDTIYIEEGVQIEGESILENGVTLLGNSKIVNSHIKTNTVIEDSILVDSDAGPMARIRPGSELDSTHIGNFVETKKAKLNGVKAGHLAYLGDCEIDEGTNIGCGTITCNYDGINKYKTIIGKNVFVGSDTQFVAPIIVEDDVLIGAGSTVTSDLKKGQLYTTRAKKRVVEGYFYKHFNQEKTEK
- the coaBC gene encoding bifunctional phosphopantothenoylcysteine decarboxylase/phosphopantothenate--cysteine ligase CoaBC, producing the protein MLLKNRNILLCITGSIAVYKALELVRLYIKSGANVKVLMTEASQRFVTKLSFEAISQNKVLDESSESWEKNQDYNHIDIGKWADILVVAPCSANTINKLANGIADNLLTQTVLAYKGKKVIAPAANTNMIENQITIKSLKKLKKLGFELINSQVKELACKDVGNGALAEPETIFYKTARELLKEKYWLDRSVILSGGGTVEKIDDVRYISNYSSGKMASSLALALYLKGADVNLVSTRGHEHLESSLSEIKTFNIQSSYAMYEDLEILIKKAKKDNEKAKKPYLFMVAAVSDYVPSEDFEGKLKKEMVGQAWNLKLKQNIDILNSLDKKALISIGFKAEMDEVVANENATKMLEKKNLDAVCLNILKDKNSFGTSDNAIELIFENESFSYEGQKDEISFDIIEKLAQKFANE
- a CDS encoding di-trans,poly-cis-decaprenylcistransferase, yielding MSKEKKQNPIHIAMIMDGNGRWAEEKGLKRTAGHEEGAKTVRRITKHCSELGVKYLTLYAFSTENWARPKLEVEFLMKLLEKYLKSELQVYLENSIRFKAIGDLSKFSKSLQKIIRQTEEKTANGKNLTQVLALNYGSQDEILRAIKKLNEKQLEVTKENFESCLDTANIPDVDMLIRTSGEIRLSNYLLWQNAYAELFFTNTYWPEFSTSELDDMVSDFVNRERRFGAI